In the genome of Anabas testudineus chromosome 4, fAnaTes1.2, whole genome shotgun sequence, one region contains:
- the LOC113152196 gene encoding guanine nucleotide-binding protein subunit beta-4, whose protein sequence is MSELEQLRQEAEQLRNQIRDARKSCHDSTLSQITAGLDSVGRIQMRTRRTLRGHLAKIYAMHWGSDSRLLVSASQDGKLIIWDSYTTNKMHAIPLRSSWVMTCAYAPSGNYVACGGLDNICSIYSLKTREGNVRVTRELPGHTGYLSCCRFLDDNQILTSSGDTTCALWDIETGQQATTFTGHTGDVMSLSLSPDFKTFVSGACDATSKLWDIRDGMCRQSFTGHVSDINAVTFFPNGNAFGTGSDDATCRLFDLRADQELMMYSHDNIICGITSVAFSKSGRLLLAGYDDFNCNVWDTLKGDRAGVLAGHDNRVSCLGVTEDGMAVATGSWDSFLRIWN, encoded by the exons ATGAGCGAGCTGGAACAGTTGCGGCAAGAAGCAGAGCAGCTACGCAATCAGATTCGG GATGCCAGGAAATCCTGCCATGATTCCACTCTGTCACAG ATCACAGCTGGTCTGGACTCCGTGGGCCGGATACAGATGCGGACGCGACGCACTCTCAGGGGCCACCTGGCCAAGATCTATGCAATGCACTGGGGGAGCGACTCCAG GTTACTTGTTAGTGCCTCCCAAGATGGAAAGCTAATCATCTGGGACAGCTACACAACAAATAAG ATGCATGCCATTCCACTCCGTTCATCCTGGGTGATGACATGCGCCTATGCCCCCTCTGGGAACTATGTGGCCTGTGGAGGCCTGGACAACATCTGCTCCATATATAGCTTGAAGACCCGCGAGGGCAATGTGCGTGTAACCAGAGAGCTGCCAGGACACACAG GATATTTATCCTGCTGTCGTTTCTTGGATGACAACCAGATACTGACAAGCTCCGGGGACACCACCTG tgcattgtgggacaTAGAGACGGGCCAGCAGGCTACCACCTTTACTGGCCACACAGGTGATGTGATGAGCTTGTCTCTTAGTCCAGACTTTAAGACCTTTGTGTCGGGAGCCTGCGATGCCACCTCCAAGCTGTGGGATATCCGTGATGGCATGTGCAGGCAATCCTTCACCGGCCATGTGTCTGACATCAACGCAGTCACC tTTTTCCCCAATGGAAATGCCTTTGGCACTGGCTCAGATGACGCCACCTGCAGACTGTTTGACCTGCGTGCCGACCAGGAGCTGATGATGTACAGCCACGACAACATCATCTGTGGCATTACCTCTGTGGCTTTCTCCAAGAGTGGCCGCCTGCTCCTGGCAGGCTATGATGACTTCAACTGTAACGTCTGGGACACTTTGAAAGGAGATCGTGCAG GTGTGCTAGCGGGCCATGACAACAGAGTGAGCTGCTTGGGAGTGACAGAAGATGGCATGGCTGTTGCCACCGGCTCGTGGGACAGTTTCCTAAGGATCTGGAACTAA